A region of Nocardioides alkalitolerans DNA encodes the following proteins:
- a CDS encoding MSMEG_0568 family radical SAM protein has product MTAPAPSTRVDVAIQGIRLLDAPVARRAGAGPSDDGHVLLGGVGAAIPLNPRSPYTVRGGKLLLDGADTGLGLEAIRRPRFYDLTTADGVPYEQIARLHSSNVLATTVVQTCARYAEAERCRFCAIEESLRAGATVAVKTPAQIAEVALAAHELDGITQVVMTTGTSTGRDRGATHLARCVRAVRAVLPDLPIQVQCEPPGDLATITELKEAGASSIGIHVESLDDDVRRRWMPGKGSVPMAEYRAAWAEAVRVFGWNEVSTYVLVGLGEDPDELVAAAADLIAMGVYPFVVPFRPLAGTLATDVDHVPAPDPRVVADVTTRVAALLRTAGMASADQSAGCAACGACSALSCEGA; this is encoded by the coding sequence ATGACCGCACCGGCCCCCTCCACCCGGGTGGACGTCGCCATCCAGGGCATCCGTCTCCTCGACGCCCCCGTCGCGCGCCGTGCCGGCGCGGGACCCAGCGACGACGGGCACGTGCTGCTGGGCGGGGTCGGCGCGGCCATCCCCCTCAACCCGCGCAGCCCCTACACGGTCCGGGGCGGCAAGCTGCTGCTCGACGGGGCCGACACCGGCCTCGGCCTCGAGGCCATCCGTCGCCCGCGGTTCTACGACCTGACGACCGCCGACGGCGTGCCCTACGAGCAGATCGCCCGCCTCCACTCCTCGAACGTGCTGGCCACGACGGTCGTGCAGACCTGCGCCCGGTACGCCGAGGCCGAGCGCTGCCGCTTCTGCGCCATCGAGGAGTCGCTGCGGGCGGGCGCCACGGTCGCCGTGAAGACCCCGGCCCAGATCGCCGAGGTGGCCCTCGCCGCCCACGAGCTCGACGGGATCACCCAGGTGGTCATGACGACCGGCACCTCGACGGGCCGCGACCGAGGCGCGACCCACCTGGCCCGCTGCGTGCGTGCGGTGCGCGCCGTGCTGCCCGACCTGCCCATCCAGGTGCAGTGCGAGCCGCCGGGCGACCTCGCCACCATCACCGAGCTCAAGGAGGCGGGCGCCAGCTCGATCGGCATCCACGTCGAGTCGCTCGACGACGACGTGCGCCGCCGCTGGATGCCGGGCAAGGGCAGCGTGCCGATGGCCGAGTACCGTGCCGCCTGGGCCGAGGCCGTCCGCGTCTTCGGCTGGAACGAGGTCTCGACCTACGTGCTCGTCGGTCTCGGCGAGGACCCCGACGAGCTCGTCGCCGCGGCGGCCGACCTCATCGCCATGGGCGTCTACCCCTTCGTCGTCCCCTTCCGGCCCCTCGCGGGCACCCTCGCGACCGACGTCGACCACGTGCCGGCCCCCGACCCGCGGGTGGTCGCCGACGTGACCACCCGGGTCGCGGCGCTCCTGCGCACGGCCGGGATGGCCAGCGCCGACCAGTCGGCCGGCTGCGCGGCCTGCGGCGCCTGCTCGGCGCTCTCGTGCGAGGGGGCCTGA
- a CDS encoding carbon-nitrogen hydrolase family protein: MPALRIAAVAAHFGRDVQRALAKVEGIIGDARAAGAGLLVLPDATLGGYLSDLRHPDPAALPPALAEDAWEVQRIVALAREMVVCFGYAEEVVVDRPGDPAGPEVRLYNTALAVTGDGVLGRHRKVHQPAGESLVYAAGTTFEAFDTPVGRLGMLIDYDKTFPEAARTLALDGARLLACLSAWPASVTDRASRLPQDRQSRLFDLYDAARAAENQVVWVSSNQTGVMGGLRFLGQAKVVGPGGDVLARTSSKGGLALAEVDVDVEVARARRLLHHLAERSPAAYGSLGG, translated from the coding sequence GTGCCCGCCCTCCGCATCGCCGCCGTCGCCGCCCACTTCGGGCGGGACGTGCAGCGTGCCCTCGCGAAGGTCGAGGGCATCATCGGCGACGCCCGGGCGGCGGGCGCGGGCCTGCTCGTGCTGCCGGACGCGACGCTGGGCGGCTACCTCTCCGACCTCCGCCACCCCGACCCGGCCGCGCTGCCGCCGGCGCTGGCCGAGGACGCGTGGGAGGTGCAGCGCATCGTCGCGCTGGCGCGGGAGATGGTGGTCTGCTTCGGGTACGCCGAGGAGGTCGTCGTCGACCGTCCCGGCGACCCCGCGGGACCGGAGGTGCGGCTCTACAACACGGCGCTCGCCGTGACGGGGGACGGCGTGCTCGGCCGGCACCGCAAGGTGCACCAGCCGGCGGGGGAGTCGCTCGTCTACGCCGCGGGGACGACGTTCGAGGCCTTCGACACGCCCGTCGGGCGGCTGGGGATGCTCATCGACTACGACAAGACGTTCCCCGAGGCCGCCCGCACGCTCGCCCTCGACGGAGCACGGCTGCTCGCCTGCCTCTCGGCGTGGCCCGCCAGCGTCACCGACCGCGCCTCCCGCCTCCCGCAGGACCGGCAGTCGCGCCTCTTCGACCTGTACGACGCGGCCCGCGCCGCCGAGAACCAGGTCGTCTGGGTGTCGTCGAACCAGACCGGCGTGATGGGCGGGCTGCGCTTCCTCGGCCAGGCCAAGGTCGTCGGTCCCGGCGGCGACGTGCTGGCGCGCACCTCGTCCAAGGGCGGCCTCGCGCTGGCCGAGGTGGACGTCGACGTCGAGGTCGCCCGCGCCCGACGGCTGCTCCACCACCTCGCCGAGCGCTCGCCCGCGGCGTACGGGAGCCTGGGCGGGTGA
- a CDS encoding MSMEG_0572 family nitrogen starvation response protein, whose product MPTFDDEIMANIEKSVAEIPHPSQPKGTNLYGSTKIFPDYQASEGQSYLTLVHGIPHESSVSFVAVLQATRALRKGFESALYFYGPGALACVDTRGFPTTGDVAFPGNQNMNDSIKTFVKEGGTVFCCRFGLALHGSREEDLIEGVIPAHPLDVQDAVIHYANKGAIINSVYNL is encoded by the coding sequence ATGCCCACGTTCGACGACGAGATCATGGCCAACATCGAGAAGTCGGTGGCCGAGATCCCCCACCCCTCGCAGCCGAAGGGCACCAACCTCTACGGCTCGACGAAGATCTTCCCGGACTACCAGGCGAGCGAGGGCCAGAGCTACCTCACGCTCGTGCACGGCATCCCGCACGAGAGCTCGGTGAGCTTCGTCGCCGTGCTCCAGGCGACCCGGGCGCTGCGCAAGGGCTTCGAGTCGGCGCTCTACTTCTACGGCCCCGGCGCCCTGGCCTGCGTCGACACCCGTGGCTTCCCGACGACCGGCGACGTCGCCTTCCCGGGCAACCAGAACATGAACGACTCGATCAAGACGTTCGTGAAGGAGGGCGGCACGGTCTTCTGCTGCCGCTTCGGGCTCGCGCTCCACGGCAGCCGCGAGGAGGACCTCATCGAGGGCGTCATCCCCGCGCACCCGCTCGACGTGCAGGACGCGGTCATCCACTACGCCAACAAGGGCGCCATCATCAACTCCGTCTACAACCTCTGA
- a CDS encoding MSMEG_0570 family nitrogen starvation response protein, producing the protein MPEATFTVRWPDGAVTDCWSPSLVVHDHLDEGATYTVAEFTRRSAAALAEGSERVRAKFGFACTASAASLDRIELRAATHPPDAEVEVLRLFPPLPAALPASLPQEAPR; encoded by the coding sequence GTGCCTGAGGCCACCTTCACCGTGCGCTGGCCCGACGGCGCCGTCACCGACTGCTGGTCGCCCTCGCTCGTCGTCCACGACCACCTCGACGAGGGCGCCACCTACACCGTCGCGGAGTTCACGCGCCGCTCCGCCGCGGCGCTGGCGGAGGGCAGCGAGCGGGTGCGGGCGAAGTTCGGCTTCGCGTGCACCGCCTCCGCCGCGTCGCTCGACCGCATCGAGCTCCGCGCCGCCACCCACCCGCCGGACGCCGAGGTCGAGGTGCTGCGCCTGTTCCCGCCCCTGCCCGCGGCCCTGCCTGCGTCCCTCCCCCAGGAGGCTCCCCGATGA
- a CDS encoding AIR synthase related protein, with protein MTLDLHVLTGVRRDAAPARTPAPGWSVAEAASGAEHAAYRRLRRDVFVAEQGLFAHDDLDDLDDDPRTVVLLARASDGTVLGGVRLHPAPEADGSVRARDIGWWRGSRLVVAPGARSVGHLGPALVRAACARAEAEGALRFDAVVQAANERLFTRLGWRTRASVTAHGTPHVVMDWPIDRVQRLADATKAALGRLLDPLRAGVPAGYVGDDAAPVPGAAGLVAACDAILPSMVERDPEWAGWCAVLVNVNDLAAMGAHPVGLLDAVGARDASFARRVLRGLGDAAAAWGVPVLGGHTQLGVPAALSVTALGRTDDALPRPVPGGGGRAGDVLRVTADLGGGWRPGYTGQQWDSTSRRRPEQLRAQARVVPALAPTAAKDVSMSGLVGTTGMLAEASGCRAVLDVAAIPTPADARAGDWLTCFPGFAVVTAERPSAAVHPPLAALPDHVDTARCGALTPGTGVGLRWPDGVVTEAVRHTVTGMGPA; from the coding sequence GTGACGCTCGACCTGCACGTCCTCACCGGGGTACGGCGCGACGCCGCTCCCGCGCGCACCCCGGCCCCCGGCTGGTCGGTGGCCGAGGCCGCGTCAGGGGCGGAGCACGCGGCGTACCGGCGCCTGCGGCGCGACGTGTTCGTCGCCGAGCAGGGGCTGTTCGCCCACGACGACCTTGACGACCTCGACGACGACCCGCGCACCGTCGTGCTGCTCGCCCGGGCCTCCGACGGGACCGTGCTGGGCGGCGTGCGCCTCCACCCGGCGCCCGAGGCCGACGGCTCCGTCCGCGCCCGCGACATCGGCTGGTGGCGGGGGAGCCGGCTGGTGGTCGCCCCCGGTGCCCGCAGCGTCGGGCACCTCGGCCCGGCACTCGTGCGGGCCGCCTGCGCCCGCGCCGAGGCGGAGGGCGCGCTGCGGTTCGACGCCGTCGTGCAGGCCGCGAACGAGCGGCTCTTCACGCGGCTCGGCTGGCGCACCCGGGCCTCGGTGACCGCGCACGGCACGCCGCACGTCGTCATGGACTGGCCGATCGACCGCGTGCAGCGGCTGGCCGACGCCACGAAGGCGGCGCTCGGCCGCCTGCTGGACCCGCTGCGGGCGGGGGTGCCGGCGGGGTACGTCGGGGACGACGCCGCTCCGGTCCCCGGCGCCGCCGGGCTCGTCGCCGCCTGCGACGCGATCCTGCCGTCGATGGTGGAGCGCGACCCCGAGTGGGCGGGCTGGTGCGCCGTGCTCGTCAACGTCAACGACCTCGCCGCGATGGGCGCCCACCCCGTCGGCCTGCTCGACGCGGTCGGGGCCCGCGACGCCTCCTTCGCGCGGCGCGTGCTCCGCGGCCTCGGCGACGCCGCCGCCGCGTGGGGCGTGCCGGTGCTCGGCGGCCACACGCAGCTCGGCGTGCCCGCGGCGCTGTCGGTGACCGCGCTCGGCCGCACCGACGACGCCCTGCCGCGGCCCGTGCCCGGGGGCGGCGGCCGCGCCGGCGACGTCCTCCGGGTGACCGCCGACCTCGGTGGCGGCTGGCGGCCGGGCTACACCGGGCAGCAGTGGGACTCCACCTCCCGCCGGCGGCCCGAGCAGCTGCGGGCGCAGGCCCGCGTCGTACCGGCCCTGGCGCCCACCGCCGCCAAGGACGTCTCGATGAGCGGCCTCGTCGGCACCACGGGGATGCTCGCCGAGGCGAGCGGCTGCCGCGCCGTGCTCGACGTCGCGGCGATCCCCACCCCCGCCGACGCGCGTGCCGGCGACTGGCTCACCTGCTTCCCGGGCTTCGCCGTCGTCACCGCCGAGCGCCCCTCGGCCGCGGTGCACCCCCCGCTCGCCGCGCTGCCCGACCACGTCGACACCGCCCGCTGCGGCGCGCTGACCCCGGGGACCGGGGTCGGGCTGCGCTGGCCGGACGGCGTCGTCACCGAAGCCGTCCGTCACACCGTCACAGGAATGGGACCCGCATGA
- a CDS encoding carbon-nitrogen hydrolase family protein → MSTPTTTPSAGAVAAVCAGFGRDVEENLAQVAAHVEAARAQGVRLLALPEACLGGYLSVLGRGRDGSGDELPADLPPVMDLDGPELRRVAAIARDMTLVVGLCESDGTERYNTAAIVTGDGVVGAHRKVHQPLGESLFYAAGDTYAAFDTPAGRVGALICYDKAFPEAARALALDGAEVVACISAWPASRTSGAADIAQDRWTTRFNLFDAARALENQVVWVASNQHGTFGSLRFVAHAKVVGPGGDVLASTGTGAGLAVAHVDVPAALETARRAMFHLGDRRPDTYPATLAQGAPTREPVRA, encoded by the coding sequence ATGAGCACGCCCACCACCACCCCGTCGGCCGGCGCTGTCGCCGCCGTCTGCGCCGGCTTCGGCCGCGACGTCGAGGAGAACCTCGCCCAGGTCGCCGCCCACGTGGAGGCCGCCCGCGCCCAGGGCGTCCGCCTGCTCGCGCTGCCCGAGGCCTGCCTCGGCGGCTACCTCTCCGTCCTCGGCCGCGGCCGGGACGGCAGCGGCGACGAGCTGCCGGCGGACCTGCCGCCCGTCATGGACCTCGACGGTCCCGAGCTGCGCCGCGTCGCCGCGATCGCCCGCGACATGACGCTCGTCGTCGGGCTGTGCGAGTCCGACGGCACGGAGCGCTACAACACGGCCGCCATCGTCACCGGCGACGGCGTCGTCGGGGCGCACCGCAAGGTGCACCAGCCGCTGGGGGAGAGCCTCTTCTACGCTGCGGGCGACACCTACGCCGCGTTCGACACGCCGGCCGGCCGCGTCGGGGCGCTCATCTGCTACGACAAGGCGTTCCCCGAGGCGGCCCGGGCGCTCGCGCTCGACGGGGCCGAGGTCGTCGCCTGCATCTCCGCCTGGCCCGCGTCCCGCACGTCCGGGGCCGCGGACATCGCCCAGGACCGCTGGACGACCCGGTTCAATCTGTTCGACGCCGCCCGGGCGCTCGAGAACCAGGTCGTGTGGGTCGCCTCCAACCAGCACGGCACCTTCGGGTCGTTGCGGTTCGTCGCCCACGCGAAGGTCGTGGGCCCGGGCGGCGACGTGCTCGCCAGCACGGGCACCGGTGCGGGCCTCGCCGTCGCCCACGTCGACGTGCCGGCCGCCCTCGAGACCGCGCGGCGGGCGATGTTCCACCTCGGTGACCGCCGTCCCGACACCTACCCGGCGACCCTCGCGCAGGGCGCCCCGACGCGGGAGCCGGTCCGTGCCTGA
- a CDS encoding MSMEG_0569 family flavin-dependent oxidoreductase: MSTAPTLHRTGVVVVGGGQAGLSTSWYLTRDGVDHVVLEAGTATHEWADTRWDAFTLVTPNWHCRLPGWSYDGPDPDGFMTRDEVVAWLAGYPASFGAPLREHTRVTALTEREGGGFVVDAVGPAGPEVWEADQAVVATGGYHVPIVPAWAPALSPSVTQLQSADYRNPDALPDGEVLVVGTGQSGAQIAEDLHLAGRRVHLAVGDAPRVARRHRGRDVMTWLAEMGLYDTSVAQYPGGLAAREKTNHYVTGRDGGRDIDLRAFAAEGMRLYGLLDGLEAGSGTTLTFRPTLRAALDAADDTYRSICRDVDRWIEARNAEGAGIDAAPAAPYEPVWEPEAEPTALDLAAAGVTSVVWAIGYRPDYRWVRVGVFDGTGRPTHTRGVTAVPGLYFLGLPWLHTWGSGRFLGIAADAEHVAGCITGRPTRTTPPASELARAVSPGPWGRAAQVEPAAAAAR; encoded by the coding sequence ATGAGCACCGCACCCACCCTGCACCGCACCGGCGTCGTCGTGGTCGGCGGTGGCCAGGCCGGCCTGTCGACCAGCTGGTACCTCACCCGCGACGGCGTCGACCACGTCGTGCTCGAGGCCGGCACGGCCACCCACGAGTGGGCCGACACCCGTTGGGACGCCTTCACCCTCGTGACCCCCAACTGGCACTGCCGGCTGCCCGGCTGGTCCTACGACGGACCTGACCCGGACGGCTTCATGACGCGGGACGAGGTCGTCGCGTGGCTCGCGGGCTACCCGGCGAGCTTCGGCGCCCCGCTCCGCGAGCACACCCGCGTCACCGCGCTCACCGAGCGCGAGGGCGGCGGCTTCGTCGTCGACGCGGTCGGTCCGGCCGGGCCGGAGGTGTGGGAGGCCGACCAGGCCGTCGTGGCGACCGGTGGCTACCACGTGCCGATCGTGCCCGCCTGGGCCCCGGCGCTGTCGCCGTCCGTGACGCAGCTGCAGTCGGCGGACTACCGCAACCCCGACGCGCTCCCCGACGGCGAGGTGCTCGTCGTCGGGACCGGCCAGTCCGGCGCCCAGATCGCCGAGGACCTCCACCTCGCCGGACGGCGGGTCCACCTCGCGGTCGGCGACGCGCCGCGGGTCGCCCGTCGGCACCGCGGCCGCGACGTCATGACGTGGCTGGCCGAGATGGGGCTCTACGACACGTCGGTGGCGCAGTACCCCGGCGGTCTCGCCGCCCGCGAGAAGACCAACCACTACGTGACGGGCCGCGACGGCGGGCGCGACATCGACCTGCGGGCGTTCGCGGCCGAGGGGATGCGGCTCTACGGGCTGCTCGACGGCCTCGAGGCGGGCAGCGGCACGACGCTGACGTTCCGCCCCACCCTGCGGGCCGCGCTCGACGCCGCGGACGACACCTACCGGTCCATCTGCCGCGACGTCGACCGCTGGATCGAGGCGCGCAACGCGGAGGGGGCCGGGATCGACGCGGCGCCGGCTGCGCCGTACGAGCCCGTCTGGGAGCCCGAGGCCGAGCCGACGGCGCTCGACCTCGCGGCGGCCGGCGTCACGAGCGTGGTGTGGGCGATCGGCTACCGCCCGGACTACCGCTGGGTGCGCGTCGGGGTCTTCGACGGCACGGGGCGACCCACCCACACGCGCGGCGTGACCGCGGTGCCGGGGCTCTACTTCCTGGGCCTGCCGTGGCTGCACACGTGGGGCTCGGGCCGCTTCCTCGGGATCGCGGCCGACGCGGAGCACGTCGCCGGCTGCATCACCGGACGCCCGACCCGCACGACGCCGCCGGCGTCGGAGCTCGCGCGCGCGGTGTCGCCGGGACCGTGGGGCCGTGCCGCGCAGGTCGAGCCCGCCGCGGCGGCCGCGCGCTAG
- a CDS encoding amidohydrolase family protein produces the protein MRFTAHDAHRHIGRLPAYPFYGGPPIQPDVTARESVAELVADLDAEGTERALVLPNYGVPDPDVSFRLNHLALDAAHADDRIRCGLWVSPKASDAERNTAALALAAEDGVAALKTSFLLGGAVDDPDCRVELDRIFTTAAELDLVVHVHTSPGAASDVDRIGELVERHGDATKIHLVHLGGGMSGHMKLIGGRFFDWIEAGKQVYTDTSWAIGFAPVWLCQEIQRRGTGADRVLFATDTPWGDHAGEHARLAAATDDPELTAALFRGNFEALYGG, from the coding sequence ATGAGGTTCACCGCCCACGACGCGCACCGGCACATCGGTCGGCTGCCGGCGTACCCCTTCTACGGAGGGCCGCCGATCCAGCCGGACGTGACCGCCCGCGAGAGCGTCGCCGAGCTGGTGGCGGACCTCGACGCGGAGGGCACGGAGCGGGCGCTGGTGCTGCCGAACTACGGCGTGCCGGACCCCGACGTCTCGTTCCGCCTCAACCACCTGGCGCTCGACGCGGCGCACGCCGACGACCGGATCCGCTGCGGACTGTGGGTCTCGCCGAAGGCGTCCGACGCCGAGCGCAACACTGCCGCGCTGGCCCTGGCCGCGGAGGACGGCGTCGCCGCCCTCAAGACGAGCTTCCTGCTGGGCGGCGCCGTCGACGACCCCGACTGCCGGGTCGAGCTCGACCGGATCTTCACGACGGCCGCCGAGCTGGACCTCGTCGTGCACGTGCACACCTCGCCCGGCGCCGCCTCCGACGTGGACCGCATCGGTGAGCTGGTCGAGCGCCACGGCGACGCCACCAAGATCCACCTCGTCCACCTGGGCGGCGGGATGAGCGGACACATGAAGCTCATCGGCGGCCGCTTCTTCGACTGGATCGAGGCGGGCAAGCAGGTCTACACCGACACCTCCTGGGCCATCGGGTTCGCCCCCGTGTGGCTGTGCCAGGAGATCCAGCGGCGCGGCACCGGCGCCGACCGCGTCCTCTTCGCCACCGACACCCCCTGGGGCGACCACGCCGGCGAGCACGCCCGCCTGGCCGCCGCCACCGACGACCCCGAGCTCACCGCCGCGCTCTTCCGGGGCAACTTCGAGGCCCTCTACGGGGGCTGA